The nucleotide sequence ATTACGCCGACCTCTCCATGCCGGAGGCCTTCTGGCAGGAGTCCGGCGACACCGCCCAGCAGGCCGAGTGGACGGAGCTCGATATGCAGGTGGCCTCGGTGGTCTTTTCGGCCTACTGGTACTGGGATGTGCAGGAGTGGTTCTCGCCATTTGTCGGCGGCGGCATCGGCCCGGGCATTATCCTGGGCGACATCGTGCGCTACCAGCCTCGCCGCAACTCCCCCTGCTACAACAACCTCGGTGGGGGCGCCGGCGAGTCCTTTACCCCGCCGGAATGCCTCACGGCCGATGGAGAGCCCGACCCCAACGCAATCGACTTTGATAACCCCGAGATCGAAGATCGCGTGCCCCCGGTGGTGCCCATCATCAACATCAGCGGTGGCATGCGCTTTAACCTGGGCCCGCACGCCGTACTCAAACTCGAAGCCGGTTTCTACACCTACGTCTTCGCCGGACTCTCGCTGGGCGGACAGTGGTAAGCCTTTGATTTCATTTAGATACTTAACATCCACCCTTTCACGCCCCTAAGCACTTAAGGAGTGTTGCATGAACAAGGTCTACGAATCAGCAAGCGCGGCGATCTTCGACATCGAAGACGGCCAGACGCTCATGAGCGGGGGCTTTGGCCTCTGCGGTAACCCGGAGAACCTCATTCGGGCCCTGGCCGAGCGCGGCACCGGCGATCTCACCGTGATCAGCAACAACTGCGGCACCGACCACTACGGTCTGGGGATCCTGCTGCAGAACCGCCAGATCAAAAAAATGATCTCGAGCTACGTCGGTGAGAACAAGAACTTCGAGCAGCAGTTCTTAAGTGGCGAGCTTGAGGTCGAGCTCAACCCCCAGGGCACGTTGGCGGAGCGCATTCGCGCCGGCGGCGCGGGCATCCCCGCCTTCTTCACCCCCACCGGCTACGGCACCGTGGTCGCGGACGGCAAAGAGACCCGCGAGTTCGACGGCCGCCATTATGTGCTGGAGACCGCGCTCACCGCCGACTTCGCCTTTGTGAAAGCCTGGAAGGGCGACACCCAGGGTAATCTCATCTTCAAAGCCACCGCCCGCAACTTCAACCCGATGATGGCCGCCGCCGGGCGCATCACCATCGCCGAAGTTGAAGAGCTGGTGGAGCCCGGCGAGCTCGACCCCGACCAGATTCACACCCCCGGGGTCTTTGTGCAGCGTATTATTAAGGGCGAGAGCTACG is from Lujinxingia sediminis and encodes:
- a CDS encoding CoA transferase subunit A, yielding MNKVYESASAAIFDIEDGQTLMSGGFGLCGNPENLIRALAERGTGDLTVISNNCGTDHYGLGILLQNRQIKKMISSYVGENKNFEQQFLSGELEVELNPQGTLAERIRAGGAGIPAFFTPTGYGTVVADGKETREFDGRHYVLETALTADFAFVKAWKGDTQGNLIFKATARNFNPMMAAAGRITIAEVEELVEPGELDPDQIHTPGVFVQRIIKGESYEKWIEQRTTRPRPE